Proteins found in one Paenibacillus dendritiformis genomic segment:
- a CDS encoding NAD(P)/FAD-dependent oxidoreductase: protein MELYDVTIIGGGPAGMYAAFYSGMRDMKTKLIEAREELGGRLLIYPEKMIWDVGGFAPVRCDRLIGQLAEQAKVFEPTLVFGQQIKGLTRREDGTYLLTAETGETHWTRTIILALGRGILKLEKLEIEGAERYESANLHYTVQELEPFRGKRVLLSGGGNSAVDWANELEAIAASVTVVHRRDRFGGHENNVARMKSSSVQVRTPYAVTRLHSGDGQSIESVTISHIESGEAERIEVDAVIVNHGLKSDFSGIAEWGLEMDDWNVYTGGKLETNMPGIYAAGDFASFPSKVNLIAGAFTDAALAVNSAKLYLEPEAHYMAYVSSHNERFAEKNRALGVVEDEGPQAQ from the coding sequence ATGGAATTGTATGACGTCACCATTATCGGCGGAGGCCCGGCAGGGATGTACGCCGCTTTTTACAGCGGAATGCGCGATATGAAGACGAAGCTGATTGAAGCGAGGGAGGAATTGGGCGGACGCTTGCTCATTTACCCGGAAAAGATGATCTGGGACGTGGGCGGCTTCGCGCCCGTCCGGTGCGATCGGTTGATCGGGCAGCTTGCGGAGCAGGCGAAGGTGTTCGAGCCGACCCTCGTCTTCGGGCAGCAGATTAAGGGATTGACCCGCCGGGAAGACGGAACGTATCTGCTTACGGCCGAGACGGGAGAGACGCATTGGACCCGCACGATTATACTTGCGCTCGGGCGCGGCATTCTGAAGCTGGAGAAGCTGGAGATCGAAGGGGCGGAGCGTTACGAGTCGGCGAATTTGCACTATACCGTGCAGGAGTTGGAGCCATTCCGCGGCAAGCGGGTTCTGCTGTCCGGCGGCGGCAATTCGGCCGTGGACTGGGCCAATGAATTGGAGGCGATCGCCGCCAGCGTGACCGTGGTCCACCGGCGCGACCGCTTCGGCGGACATGAGAACAATGTAGCACGGATGAAGTCGTCGTCCGTCCAGGTTCGAACCCCGTATGCGGTAACCCGGCTTCATTCGGGGGACGGGCAATCGATCGAGAGCGTCACGATAAGCCATATCGAATCCGGCGAAGCGGAGAGGATCGAGGTCGATGCGGTTATCGTCAATCATGGCTTGAAATCCGATTTCAGCGGAATTGCGGAATGGGGGCTGGAGATGGACGATTGGAACGTATATACGGGCGGCAAGCTCGAGACGAATATGCCGGGCATTTACGCCGCCGGCGACTTCGCCAGCTTCCCGAGCAAGGTCAATCTGATTGCCGGAGCGTTCACGGACGCGGCACTGGCGGTCAACAGCGCCAAGCTTTATTTGGAACCGGAGGCGCATTATATGGCGTATGTATCCTCGCATAATGAACGCTTTGCGGAGAAGAACCGGGCCCTCGGCGTTGTGGAGGATGAAGGTCCGCAGGCCCAGTGA
- a CDS encoding AraC family transcriptional regulator, whose protein sequence is MTEDAHASAPLRSLLFHLSQIELFSQPVGWTGDIQTENSHSLLIFTSGSGSLTVDGRPFHFAADKCYLLAPGHAARISSGYDSAVRFFRLAFAAIRTGHSRYTPYAGSLMPDRYALAAYPFSRLIRIVDELYAGRHHRSDLESFRWQLRFQEILQFLFEQNCRSEHAPNPAQSVETTIDYLQSHYGEPITVRQLAEMARLPQWQYTALFQELTGKKPLDYVTELRINSSKQLLIASQDPLREIARQVWFSDEYYFNRRFRQTTGVTPRQYARSMRSHTRVRDWTGHEVEIPARPERIFYYGETLGDLLALGLDAIGCHNRFSNHSLFHDRFISVADVGHPINPDKVMGLNPDLIIFANADERQYSRISKIAPTVTFNSFAPLEHRLHTLGSWLGKKREADEWLRVYHARAAAAWQRLGSLLALGETASVFIYEHGRRLFVMGTTGFSSALYHPSGFRPVEPIQRMLDAGTGFEEIAEPDLPAYAGDRIFMLIPENAESKAAMERMMRSPLWHSLPAVRSGRVHLVDAVTWNYADALTRELLLDALPRLMGNIG, encoded by the coding sequence ATGACTGAAGACGCGCACGCTTCCGCTCCACTCCGCTCTTTGCTCTTTCATTTGTCGCAGATCGAGCTGTTCAGCCAGCCTGTCGGCTGGACCGGCGACATACAAACGGAGAACAGCCATTCGTTACTTATTTTTACAAGCGGCTCGGGCAGCCTCACCGTGGATGGCCGTCCCTTCCATTTCGCCGCTGACAAATGCTACTTGCTGGCGCCCGGACACGCGGCCCGCATCAGCAGCGGATACGATAGCGCTGTCCGCTTCTTCCGGCTTGCCTTCGCCGCCATCCGGACAGGACATTCCAGGTATACGCCTTATGCGGGCAGCCTGATGCCGGATCGCTATGCTCTTGCGGCCTATCCGTTCTCCCGGCTTATTCGTATCGTGGACGAGCTGTATGCAGGGAGACATCACCGTTCCGATTTGGAGTCTTTCCGGTGGCAGCTGCGTTTTCAGGAGATCCTCCAATTTCTGTTCGAGCAGAACTGCCGTTCCGAGCATGCGCCGAACCCGGCCCAGTCGGTCGAGACTACGATCGACTATTTGCAGAGCCATTATGGGGAGCCGATAACGGTCCGGCAGCTTGCCGAGATGGCCCGGCTGCCGCAGTGGCAATATACGGCCCTCTTCCAGGAGTTGACCGGCAAGAAGCCGCTTGACTATGTGACCGAGCTGCGCATCAACAGCTCCAAGCAGCTCTTGATCGCATCGCAGGATCCGCTGCGGGAGATCGCCCGCCAAGTCTGGTTCTCCGATGAATATTACTTCAACCGCCGCTTCCGGCAGACAACGGGGGTGACGCCGAGACAATATGCCCGTTCCATGAGAAGCCATACGCGAGTAAGGGATTGGACGGGGCATGAAGTCGAGATTCCGGCTCGGCCAGAGCGGATTTTCTACTATGGGGAGACGCTCGGGGATCTGCTGGCGCTTGGCTTGGATGCGATTGGCTGTCATAACCGTTTCAGCAATCATTCGCTTTTTCATGATCGGTTCATCTCTGTCGCAGACGTCGGTCATCCGATCAATCCGGACAAAGTGATGGGACTCAATCCGGATCTGATCATCTTCGCCAACGCAGATGAGCGGCAATACAGCCGCATCTCCAAAATCGCTCCTACGGTCACGTTCAATTCCTTCGCTCCGCTGGAGCACCGCTTGCATACGCTCGGCAGCTGGCTCGGCAAAAAACGCGAAGCCGATGAATGGCTTCGCGTCTATCATGCAAGGGCTGCGGCCGCCTGGCAGCGGTTAGGCTCATTGCTTGCTCTGGGAGAGACCGCATCCGTGTTCATCTATGAGCATGGCAGACGGCTATTTGTCATGGGCACGACCGGATTCTCGTCTGCCCTGTACCATCCTTCCGGCTTTCGTCCGGTAGAGCCCATTCAGCGAATGCTCGATGCGGGCACAGGCTTCGAGGAAATTGCGGAGCCGGATCTGCCCGCTTACGCGGGAGACCGGATATTTATGCTCATTCCGGAGAACGCCGAGTCCAAGGCCGCGATGGAGCGCATGATGCGCAGCCCGCTTTGGCACAGTCTCCCTGCCGTGCGAAGCGGCCGCGTCCATCTGGTCGACGCCGTGACATGGAACTACGCGGATGCCCTCACGAGAGAACTGCTGCTCGATGCGCTGCCTCGCCTCATGGGCAACATCGGTTAA
- a CDS encoding FecCD family ABC transporter permease, with protein sequence MNQVANALRKETVPEEVEFRSRPWAGVIIIVGGLIALAFGFVLSISFGAADIKFATVWEAIFRFNPDVTQHQIIQELRLPRVLGGAMVGACFAVAGAIMQGMTRNPLADSGLLGLNAGAGFMMAICFAFFPGLPFMYLILYGFLGAGLGAGLVYGIGSLAKGGLTPVRLVLAGAALSALLSALSEGIALYFKIGQDLAFWYAGGVAGTKWFQLKIMFPWIAAALIGAIAISRSITMLSLGDEIAKGLGQRTGLVKLAGTIIVLILAGAAVSVVGAVGFVGLIIPHLARYLVGVDYRWIIPCSAVFGSLLVVFADLAARMINPPFETPVGALIALIGVPFFLFLARKERREL encoded by the coding sequence ATGAATCAAGTGGCAAACGCGTTACGCAAGGAAACCGTCCCAGAGGAAGTCGAATTCCGGTCGCGTCCGTGGGCGGGCGTCATCATTATTGTAGGCGGACTGATTGCATTGGCATTCGGCTTCGTCTTATCGATATCGTTCGGTGCGGCGGATATCAAGTTCGCGACCGTATGGGAAGCGATCTTCCGCTTCAATCCCGATGTGACGCAGCATCAGATTATTCAAGAGCTCCGATTGCCGCGCGTCTTAGGCGGGGCGATGGTCGGCGCTTGCTTCGCTGTGGCCGGAGCCATTATGCAAGGCATGACCCGGAACCCGCTAGCGGATTCCGGACTGCTGGGGCTCAATGCCGGGGCCGGATTTATGATGGCCATCTGCTTCGCCTTTTTCCCGGGCCTGCCGTTCATGTATCTGATATTGTACGGCTTCCTGGGCGCCGGGCTCGGGGCCGGGCTCGTCTATGGCATCGGCTCGCTGGCCAAGGGCGGACTGACGCCGGTGCGCCTTGTACTGGCCGGAGCGGCGCTTAGCGCGCTGCTGTCGGCGCTAAGTGAAGGAATCGCGCTCTATTTCAAAATCGGGCAGGATCTGGCCTTCTGGTATGCGGGCGGCGTGGCCGGGACGAAATGGTTCCAGCTCAAAATCATGTTTCCCTGGATAGCGGCCGCGCTCATCGGCGCAATCGCCATCTCGCGCTCGATCACGATGCTCAGTCTGGGCGACGAGATCGCGAAGGGGCTTGGCCAACGCACCGGACTGGTGAAGCTGGCGGGTACGATCATTGTCCTGATTCTGGCCGGTGCCGCCGTGTCCGTTGTCGGAGCCGTCGGGTTCGTCGGTCTCATTATCCCTCATCTGGCGCGTTATCTGGTCGGCGTCGACTATCGCTGGATCATTCCTTGCTCGGCGGTGTTCGGCAGTCTGCTCGTCGTGTTCGCCGATCTGGCCGCGAGAATGATCAATCCGCCGTTCGAGACGCCTGTCGGCGCGCTGATTGCGCTTATTGGCGTTCCGTTCTTCCTCTTCCTGGCGCGTAAAGAAAGAAGGGAGCTGTGA
- a CDS encoding FecCD family ABC transporter permease, whose amino-acid sequence MAQITPLTPERRKRNRSLAIMAILGILIILMFIVSMNTGFIRLSPLDLVRTLFGAGTDKQQLILFEFRLPRIVLSLLIGAGLAVSGCVMQGISRNALADPGILGINAGAGLVVMLFISFYPTTAAAPVFLLPVLAWIGAGLTAALICALAYKRHEGMRPTRLLLTGVAVAAGISAAMIVLTLRLSPEKYQFVATWLAGSIWGTNWKFVLALLPFIVVLLPYVFCKARVMNVLNLGEQTATGLGANVSREQLTLLAAAVGLAGSSVAVSGGIGFVGLIGPHLARRLVGPKHQLLLPASALTGALLVLAADTIGRWILQPSEVPTGIVVAVIGAPYFLYLLARSKA is encoded by the coding sequence ATGGCACAGATTACACCATTGACGCCCGAGCGCCGCAAGCGAAACCGCAGCCTTGCGATTATGGCCATATTGGGAATCTTGATTATACTCATGTTCATCGTCAGCATGAATACCGGATTCATCCGGCTGTCTCCGCTGGATCTGGTTCGCACTCTGTTCGGGGCGGGAACCGACAAGCAGCAGCTGATTCTATTCGAATTCCGCCTGCCGCGGATCGTCCTCTCCCTGCTTATTGGGGCAGGCCTGGCCGTATCGGGCTGCGTCATGCAAGGCATCTCCCGCAATGCGCTGGCCGACCCGGGCATTCTCGGCATCAACGCCGGCGCCGGACTTGTCGTGATGCTGTTCATCTCGTTCTATCCGACGACGGCCGCGGCGCCGGTGTTCCTGCTGCCGGTGCTGGCCTGGATTGGCGCGGGACTGACGGCCGCCCTCATCTGCGCGCTGGCCTATAAGCGTCATGAAGGGATGCGGCCGACGCGACTGCTGTTGACGGGCGTGGCGGTGGCGGCAGGCATCAGCGCCGCCATGATCGTGCTGACGCTGCGGCTAAGCCCGGAGAAGTATCAATTCGTGGCGACCTGGCTGGCGGGCAGCATCTGGGGAACGAACTGGAAGTTCGTGCTGGCGCTGCTGCCGTTCATCGTCGTGCTGCTGCCCTATGTATTCTGCAAGGCGCGTGTCATGAACGTACTGAATCTGGGCGAGCAGACGGCGACCGGGCTCGGCGCGAATGTGTCGCGGGAGCAGCTGACGCTGCTCGCGGCAGCGGTCGGTCTGGCCGGCTCCAGCGTCGCCGTAAGCGGCGGCATCGGCTTCGTCGGCCTGATCGGCCCGCATCTGGCCCGGCGCCTGGTCGGGCCGAAGCATCAGCTGCTGTTGCCGGCTTCCGCGCTGACCGGCGCGCTGCTTGTGCTGGCAGCAGACACGATTGGCCGCTGGATTTTGCAGCCGTCCGAGGTGCCGACAGGCATCGTCGTCGCCGTTATCGGCGCCCCTTATTTTCTCTACCTGCTTGCACGGTCCAAAGCGTAA
- a CDS encoding ABC transporter ATP-binding protein — protein MLRRFFAYYQPYKWLFILDFSCAILAALLELAFPIAVNGVVDQLLPSGNWRWILYACLGLLGIYVVSAVLHFVVTYWGHKLGINIETDMRKKLFDHVQKLSFRFFDNNKTGHLVSRMTNDLMDIGEIAHHGPEDLFIAVMTLAGAFGIMLGINWELAVLTFIIVPLMIYLSLYFSRKMSRAFKRMFADIADYNARVENNVSGIRVVQAFANEKHEIRRFAENNARFRLTKLITYKIMAWNSSISFILMKLISLFVLVCGTWYVINEQMTYGEFIAFVMLSNVFLGPIKQINAVIEMYPKGIAGFKRYLELLETAPDIADDPDARPIDKPKGDIRYSGVCFGYENKEKILNGIDLSIRAGETVALVGPSGAGKTTLCSLLPRFYEIDEGSISIDGTDIRKITLESLRSHIGIVQQDVFLFDGTIRENISYGKLGASEEEIWEAARKAQLEDLILSLEEGMDTLIGERGVKLSGGQKQRLSIARMFLKNPAILILDEATSALDTETEAAIQKALAALSLGRTTLVIAHRLATIKNADRIVVVTEQGITEEGKHDELLAARGIYYRLHQAQFGAGMMIS, from the coding sequence GTGCTGCGACGTTTTTTTGCTTACTATCAGCCCTATAAATGGCTGTTCATTCTCGATTTCTCCTGCGCCATCCTGGCCGCATTGCTGGAGCTGGCCTTTCCGATCGCCGTCAACGGCGTCGTCGATCAGCTGCTGCCGAGCGGCAACTGGCGATGGATTCTGTATGCCTGCCTCGGGCTGCTGGGCATTTATGTCGTCAGTGCCGTGCTGCACTTCGTCGTTACATACTGGGGGCATAAGCTGGGCATTAACATTGAGACGGACATGCGCAAAAAGCTGTTCGATCATGTGCAGAAGCTGTCGTTCCGCTTCTTCGACAACAACAAGACGGGCCATCTCGTGTCCCGCATGACGAACGATCTGATGGATATTGGCGAGATTGCGCATCACGGGCCTGAGGATCTCTTCATCGCCGTCATGACGCTGGCGGGCGCCTTCGGCATTATGCTCGGCATCAACTGGGAGCTCGCCGTACTGACATTCATCATCGTGCCGCTCATGATTTATTTGTCGCTCTACTTCAGCCGTAAAATGTCGCGAGCCTTCAAGCGAATGTTCGCCGATATCGCCGACTATAACGCGCGGGTAGAGAACAACGTGAGCGGCATCCGGGTCGTTCAGGCGTTCGCCAACGAGAAGCATGAGATTCGCCGCTTCGCCGAGAACAACGCCCGCTTCCGGTTGACGAAGCTCATTACGTACAAGATTATGGCCTGGAACTCCTCGATCAGCTTCATTCTGATGAAGCTCATCTCGCTGTTCGTGCTCGTATGCGGCACATGGTATGTCATCAACGAGCAGATGACGTATGGGGAATTCATTGCCTTCGTTATGTTGTCTAACGTATTTCTCGGTCCGATCAAACAGATCAACGCCGTCATCGAAATGTATCCGAAGGGGATCGCCGGCTTCAAGCGCTATCTTGAGCTATTGGAGACGGCTCCCGATATCGCCGACGATCCGGATGCCCGGCCGATTGACAAACCTAAGGGGGATATTCGCTACAGCGGTGTATGCTTCGGCTATGAGAACAAGGAGAAAATATTGAACGGCATCGACTTGAGCATTCGAGCAGGGGAGACCGTCGCGCTCGTCGGCCCGTCCGGCGCAGGCAAGACGACGCTGTGCAGCCTGCTGCCGCGCTTCTATGAGATTGACGAAGGCTCGATATCGATCGATGGGACAGATATCCGGAAGATTACGCTCGAATCGCTCCGTTCTCATATCGGGATCGTGCAGCAGGACGTGTTCCTGTTCGACGGCACGATTCGGGAAAATATCTCGTACGGCAAGCTAGGCGCAAGTGAGGAAGAAATATGGGAAGCCGCGCGGAAGGCTCAGCTGGAGGATTTGATCCTGTCGCTGGAGGAAGGAATGGATACGCTCATCGGCGAGCGCGGCGTCAAGCTGTCGGGCGGTCAGAAGCAGCGGCTGTCGATTGCCCGCATGTTCCTGAAGAACCCGGCGATCCTCATTCTGGATGAAGCGACCTCGGCGCTGGATACGGAGACCGAAGCGGCGATTCAGAAGGCGTTGGCCGCACTGTCGCTGGGGCGGACGACGCTGGTTATCGCGCATCGGCTGGCCACGATCAAGAATGCCGATCGGATCGTCGTCGTCACCGAGCAGGGCATTACCGAGGAAGGGAAGCATGATGAGCTGTTGGCCGCCCGAGGCATCTACTACCGGCTGCATCAGGCTCAGTTCGGCGCTGGCATGATGATTTCATAG
- a CDS encoding ABC transporter ATP-binding protein, with the protein MQMKERLQTQKLDIGYSERAIVHNLNLSIPHGKITALVGANGSGKSTILKAMARIMRPSSGGVLLDGRSIHSMSTKEVAKQLAILPQNPSAPDGLTVAELVGYGRFPHQKGFGSMSADDRDTVAWAITMTGMNAFRERPVDQLSGGQRQRAWIAMALAQQTDILFLDEPTTFLDMAHQLEVLQLLHKLNREEGRTIVMVVHDLNHASRYAQHMVAIKAGTVVREGRPEEVMTPLVLREVFGIEADIVPDPRTGVPLCLPYELAGCAAAEPDTVEERSLDTA; encoded by the coding sequence ATGCAGATGAAGGAACGGCTTCAGACACAGAAGCTCGACATTGGTTACAGCGAGAGGGCGATTGTGCATAATTTGAACCTGTCCATTCCGCACGGCAAAATAACGGCCCTCGTCGGAGCGAACGGTTCCGGAAAATCCACGATTCTGAAAGCGATGGCCCGCATTATGCGGCCGAGCTCGGGGGGCGTGCTGCTCGACGGCCGATCCATTCACTCGATGTCGACGAAGGAGGTGGCGAAGCAGCTTGCCATCCTGCCGCAGAACCCGTCGGCCCCGGACGGACTGACGGTCGCCGAACTGGTCGGATACGGCCGCTTCCCGCATCAGAAGGGGTTCGGCTCGATGTCGGCGGACGATCGGGATACCGTCGCTTGGGCTATCACAATGACGGGCATGAATGCCTTCCGCGAGCGCCCCGTCGATCAATTGTCCGGAGGCCAGCGGCAGCGCGCCTGGATTGCGATGGCGCTCGCTCAGCAGACGGACATTCTGTTCCTTGACGAGCCCACGACCTTTCTCGATATGGCCCATCAGCTGGAGGTGCTCCAACTGCTGCACAAGCTGAATCGGGAAGAGGGCCGCACCATCGTGATGGTCGTCCACGACTTGAATCATGCCTCCCGCTATGCTCAGCATATGGTCGCGATCAAAGCGGGTACGGTCGTGCGCGAGGGAAGGCCGGAAGAAGTCATGACACCGCTGGTGCTGCGGGAGGTGTTCGGCATCGAGGCGGATATCGTGCCTGATCCGAGGACCGGCGTACCGCTCTGCCTGCCTTATGAATTGGCGGGCTGCGCGGCTGCCGAGCCCGATACCGTGGAGGAGCGAAGCCTCGACACCGCATGA
- a CDS encoding ATP-binding protein, which produces MARQHPDDAEALYWLAAEYAARGQWVDAIGQYSAALAVCTDDALRAALLAGLTEATARLQHGGVPADTSAAAGSAGRDAGAGSSEPHTEALTGTGSGESGAVSVTGTGSRAPESAEADDEDGEQIEDEDVADDEWEAAQAGHAAVFARSGIGLQVLDGGKSAAAQPADTSHKVTFADVAGLQELKKTIQLRIISPFQNQGLFSKFRKKAGGGVLLYGPPGCGKTFMAKATAGECRAAFFPIHIADILDKYIGVSEQNLRDLFDKARAHRPSILFFDEIDTVGFNRSKSSSSMRGMIDTFLAEMEGIDTSTDQLLVIGATNMPWDVDDALKRPGRFDRLVFVAPPDEDAREHMFRLKLEGRYIENIDTRRLASRTEFFSGADIEHLCESAAERVLGEILESGQERPIRMSDFEALLETARPSTLEWLRKAKNYVKYANQTGAYNDVEDYLRTYGRRI; this is translated from the coding sequence ATGGCACGGCAGCATCCGGACGATGCCGAAGCGCTCTACTGGCTGGCGGCGGAATACGCGGCGCGCGGACAATGGGTGGACGCAATCGGGCAATACAGCGCTGCGCTTGCCGTCTGCACTGATGATGCGCTTCGCGCTGCCTTATTGGCGGGGCTGACGGAAGCGACCGCCCGGCTGCAGCATGGCGGTGTTCCGGCGGACACGTCCGCTGCGGCGGGCAGCGCTGGCAGAGATGCCGGCGCGGGAAGCTCTGAGCCTCATACCGAAGCGCTGACCGGCACGGGAAGCGGCGAATCTGGCGCCGTGTCCGTGACTGGCACGGGAAGCCGTGCGCCGGAATCCGCAGAGGCAGACGATGAAGATGGCGAGCAGATCGAAGATGAGGATGTCGCTGACGATGAATGGGAGGCCGCTCAAGCCGGCCATGCGGCCGTCTTTGCCCGTTCGGGGATCGGTCTGCAGGTGCTGGATGGCGGAAAATCCGCAGCGGCTCAGCCAGCGGACACGTCCCACAAAGTGACGTTCGCGGATGTCGCCGGATTGCAGGAACTGAAGAAGACGATACAATTGCGCATCATCAGCCCGTTCCAGAACCAGGGGCTGTTTTCCAAGTTCCGCAAAAAGGCGGGCGGAGGCGTGCTTCTGTACGGTCCGCCGGGCTGCGGCAAAACGTTTATGGCCAAGGCGACCGCGGGTGAATGCCGGGCTGCGTTCTTCCCTATCCATATTGCGGACATTTTGGACAAATACATCGGCGTCAGCGAGCAAAATCTGCGAGACTTATTCGACAAAGCGCGTGCGCATAGGCCGAGCATTCTGTTTTTCGACGAAATCGATACAGTCGGCTTCAACCGCTCGAAGTCTTCGTCCAGCATGCGCGGCATGATCGATACGTTCCTGGCCGAGATGGAGGGTATCGATACGAGCACGGATCAGCTGCTCGTCATCGGCGCGACGAACATGCCTTGGGACGTCGATGACGCGCTCAAGCGCCCCGGCCGCTTCGATCGGCTCGTCTTTGTCGCGCCTCCGGATGAGGATGCGCGGGAGCATATGTTCCGCTTGAAGCTGGAAGGCCGCTATATCGAGAACATCGACACCAGGCGGCTGGCGAGCCGGACCGAATTCTTCTCCGGGGCGGACATTGAACATTTATGCGAGAGCGCGGCCGAGCGGGTGCTCGGCGAAATACTCGAATCCGGCCAGGAGCGTCCGATTCGGATGTCCGATTTCGAAGCGCTGCTGGAGACCGCGCGCCCGTCTACGCTGGAATGGCTGCGCAAAGCGAAGAACTACGTCAAATACGCCAATCAGACAGGGGCATATAATGACGTGGAGGATTATTTGCGCACATACGGCCGGCGGATTTAA
- a CDS encoding DUF4339 domain-containing protein: MEHSTAFIQAIREACSPYKGDKCYPEEIPDHILARVKEKFAVPDDERLIAFYDFTIFGYGKDGIAIGASGLYCKEVWTKTFIPWTKIAKLKTIEIQKKNLVLDSILQLGLSSSPIPGEQLTALVTRLRETALEFASQEASEHEKERSDAQNKETLHEALLRVCQTYRRNKVYLHPIPDDLLDPVRIRCNIPRDETVLAFFDFTIFGKGKGGIAFTEEGMYWKVITINFLSWRQFTPPAREPSDDTRLRVAGNEINLFGSPLKHAEWIDLLIDIRDLPQLAAMCQEAETPHSTGSGDRPEEAVSLRQAILQVLQPYGGDAIYKKTLPDKIHERLRRNYPLPADWPVWAYFDFALISKGKNGVVFTDQGFYWKGLAEGCAFIPWYRLRQVELEFVPNKDNLVLDDEETYSVNGSPIDGAEWLDMLKKIKALPQLAGLDAPIAAVYPDDTSPPLDEEFIAAVCRAHSFFDKLNDYDMDEEKERLVREYFRISGTEPVLAFRKTEPGTPWKYGLAITGRAVSICNDTLYCKRARAILPLAGLPELRLTVRNKSLYAGEEEMFRRGDAASLLAMLSDLQVYAASLTAADNPVRYPYDASYAPRWNLPVRNTEEERWIVAEGGMLRGVYSGSELQWAADTGQLDPARTRCWKKGLPAWIAAEAAGFV, from the coding sequence CCGATCACATTCTCGCGAGAGTAAAGGAAAAATTCGCCGTGCCGGATGACGAGCGGCTGATCGCTTTTTACGATTTCACGATTTTCGGATACGGCAAGGACGGGATCGCCATCGGCGCAAGCGGGCTCTATTGCAAAGAAGTATGGACCAAAACGTTCATCCCGTGGACAAAAATCGCAAAGCTCAAAACGATTGAAATTCAAAAGAAAAACCTGGTTCTCGATTCGATTCTCCAGCTCGGCCTGTCCTCCTCGCCTATACCCGGCGAGCAGCTGACAGCGTTAGTGACCCGGCTTCGGGAGACGGCGCTCGAGTTCGCTTCGCAGGAAGCTTCGGAGCATGAGAAGGAGCGAAGCGACGCGCAGAACAAGGAGACGCTGCATGAAGCGCTGCTTCGCGTCTGCCAGACTTATCGCCGGAATAAAGTCTATCTTCACCCGATTCCCGATGATTTGCTGGATCCCGTTCGTATCAGATGCAATATCCCGCGGGACGAGACCGTGCTCGCTTTTTTTGATTTCACGATTTTCGGCAAAGGCAAGGGCGGGATCGCATTCACCGAAGAAGGTATGTACTGGAAGGTCATCACGATCAACTTCCTGTCCTGGCGGCAGTTCACCCCCCCGGCCCGGGAGCCCTCCGATGATACGAGGCTGCGTGTGGCCGGGAACGAGATCAACTTGTTCGGCAGTCCGCTCAAGCATGCGGAATGGATTGACCTGCTCATCGATATACGTGATCTGCCGCAGTTGGCCGCTATGTGTCAAGAAGCGGAGACGCCGCATTCGACGGGTTCAGGAGACCGTCCGGAGGAAGCCGTATCCCTGCGGCAGGCGATATTGCAAGTCTTGCAGCCGTACGGCGGCGATGCCATTTATAAGAAGACATTGCCGGATAAAATTCATGAGCGCTTACGGAGAAATTATCCGCTTCCTGCGGACTGGCCCGTCTGGGCGTATTTTGATTTTGCGCTTATCAGCAAAGGAAAAAATGGCGTCGTATTCACCGATCAGGGGTTTTATTGGAAAGGGCTGGCTGAAGGCTGCGCTTTTATCCCTTGGTACCGGCTCCGTCAAGTCGAGTTGGAGTTTGTGCCCAATAAGGATAATTTGGTTCTGGATGATGAAGAAACGTATTCCGTCAACGGCAGTCCGATCGACGGAGCGGAATGGCTTGACATGCTTAAGAAAATTAAAGCCCTGCCCCAGTTGGCCGGACTTGACGCTCCGATCGCTGCCGTCTACCCTGACGATACTTCTCCGCCGCTGGATGAGGAGTTCATTGCAGCGGTTTGCCGCGCGCATTCTTTTTTTGACAAATTGAATGATTACGATATGGACGAAGAGAAAGAACGGCTTGTCCGCGAGTATTTCCGCATATCCGGCACAGAACCGGTGTTGGCGTTCCGCAAGACCGAACCGGGAACCCCGTGGAAATACGGCTTGGCCATCACGGGTCGGGCCGTTAGTATCTGCAACGATACGCTCTACTGCAAGCGGGCGCGAGCCATTCTCCCGCTGGCCGGACTGCCTGAATTGCGCCTAACTGTGCGCAACAAATCGCTCTATGCTGGCGAAGAAGAAATGTTCCGCCGCGGAGACGCCGCATCGCTGCTCGCCATGCTCAGCGATCTCCAAGTGTATGCGGCATCGTTGACGGCGGCGGATAATCCCGTGCGCTATCCTTACGACGCTTCCTACGCGCCGCGCTGGAATCTTCCGGTGCGGAATACGGAAGAGGAGCGCTGGATTGTGGCGGAAGGCGGGATGCTGCGCGGCGTGTATAGCGGTTCGGAGCTGCAATGGGCCGCCGACACGGGACAACTGGATCCGGCACGAACCCGCTGCTGGAAAAAAGGCTTGCCGGCATGGATTGCGGCAGAAGCCGCCGGCTTTGTCTAA